The Leptidea sinapis chromosome 35, ilLepSina1.1, whole genome shotgun sequence genome contains a region encoding:
- the LOC126975197 gene encoding ATP-dependent RNA helicase SUV3 homolog, mitochondrial isoform X3, with translation MYKNFSRICSVYCADRLQPCFKPFVTTLLSSRNEKLGNVGYVFKRTKKHDKGNPSTLFVPVPVKPNPDDINIGEEITGRLKKQDLLKILNKFYQKPEVRLLASENGLDDQLLHQAFLSFRRHCLEHDLPPDLHIIISDILVGAGHIDDLFPYFLRHARLAFPHLDCLDDLKKISDLRTPSNWYPQARNMDRKIIFHAGPTNSGKTYHAMERYLEAKSGVYCGPLKLLATEIYHKSNNRGTACDLITGEERRHASQYNTLIDSEEDKDLPDDQLFSIEEPELAPSKHTACTVEMTSLNETYEVAIIDEIQMIGDRGRGWAWTRAILGLQAEELHLCGEAGAINLIEQICNTTGEELEVRTYKRLTELKVEDSALGSLDNVQAGDCIVCFNKNDIYSVSRAIEQRSVPW, from the exons atgtataaaaatttttcaagaatatGCTCAGTTTATTGTGCAGATAGACTTCAACCCTGTTTTAAGCCTTTTGTTACTACTCTTTTAAGTTCACGAAACGAAAAATTAGGGAATGTAGGTTATGTTTTCAAACGAACCAAAAAACATGATAAGGGTAATCCCTCAACACTATTCGTTCCTGTGCCAGTGAAACCAAATCCAGATGACATCAATATTGGCGAAGAAATTACGGGACGACTAAAGAAACaagacttattaaaaatattgaacaaaTTTTATCAGAAACCCGAAGTGAGATTGTTGGCGTCTGAAAACGGCTTAGATGATCAATTATTGCATCAAGCATTCCTATCATTTAGAAGACATTGTCTAGAACATGATTTACCTCCTgatttacatataataattagtGATATCCTTGTAG GGGCTGGACACATAGATGATCTGTTCCCTTATTTTTTGAGACATGCCAGACTAGCTTTCCCTCACCTTGATTGCTTAGATGACTTAAAGAAAATATCAGATTTAAGAACCCCTTCTAATTG GTATCCACAGGCCAGAAATATGGAtaggaaaataatatttcatgctGGTCCAACAAACTCGGGAAAGACATACCATGCAATGGAGAGATATCTCGAAGCAAAGTCTGGTGTTTATTGTGGACCTCTAAAACTATTAGCTACAGAAATTTATCACAAATCAAATAATAGG GGTACAGCCTGTGATTTAATAACAGGGGAAGAAAGGAGGCATGCTTCTCAATATAATACTTTGATTGACAGTGAAGAGGATAAAGACTTACCAGACGACCAGTTATTTTCTATCGAGGAGCCGGAACTTGCTCCATCAAAACATACAGCTTGCACTGTGGAAATGACATCATTGAATGAAACAT ATGAAGTAGCCATTATAGATGAAATACAAATGATTGGTGACAGAGGGAGAGGTTGGGCATGGACAAGAGCTATTTTAG GCTTACAAGCTGAAGAATTACATCTATGTGGAGAAGCAGgtgcaataaatttaatagaacAAATTTGTAACACAACGGGGGAAGAACTTGAG GTACGTACATACAAAAGGCTAACAGAATTGAAAGTTGAAGACTCAGCATTGGGATCGTTAGACAATGTGCAGGCCGGTGATTGTATTGTGTGTTTCAATAAGAATGACATTTACAGTGTAAGTCGTGCAATAGAACAGAGGTCAGTCCCTTGGTGA
- the LOC126975197 gene encoding ATP-dependent RNA helicase SUV3 homolog, mitochondrial isoform X2 — translation MDRKIIFHAGPTNSGKTYHAMERYLEAKSGVYCGPLKLLATEIYHKSNNRGTACDLITGEERRHASQYNTLIDSEEDKDLPDDQLFSIEEPELAPSKHTACTVEMTSLNETYEVAIIDEIQMIGDRGRGWAWTRAILGLQAEELHLCGEAGAINLIEQICNTTGEELEVRTYKRLTELKVEDSALGSLDNVQAGDCIVCFNKNDIYSVSRAIEQRGHEVAVIYGSLPPGTKLAQANKFNDPESACKVMVATDAIGLGINLSIRRIIFYSLVKPVVNEKGDKEMDVISISQALQIAGRAGRYGSAWETGYVTTFRPEDLPTLKTLLSNCPEPVVQAGLHPTAEQMELYAYHLPHATLSSLMDIFVHLCTVDDSLYFMCNTEAFKFLAEMIQHVPLPLRARYVFCCAPINNKLPFVCATFLKMVRQYSRNEPLTRSWMCNVVDWPLPAPKTITDLVHLEAVFDVLELYLWLSYRFPDMFPDVRTVREMEVELDAIIQQGIFQITRLLRNSEQIIREGSPVDNMRGKRSGKLSQHSAGEEKGKLSEMLVAKGLITPQMLKKLQQELSTDKPERASRSKVTRNRRK, via the exons ATGGAtaggaaaataatatttcatgctGGTCCAACAAACTCGGGAAAGACATACCATGCAATGGAGAGATATCTCGAAGCAAAGTCTGGTGTTTATTGTGGACCTCTAAAACTATTAGCTACAGAAATTTATCACAAATCAAATAATAGG GGTACAGCCTGTGATTTAATAACAGGGGAAGAAAGGAGGCATGCTTCTCAATATAATACTTTGATTGACAGTGAAGAGGATAAAGACTTACCAGACGACCAGTTATTTTCTATCGAGGAGCCGGAACTTGCTCCATCAAAACATACAGCTTGCACTGTGGAAATGACATCATTGAATGAAACAT ATGAAGTAGCCATTATAGATGAAATACAAATGATTGGTGACAGAGGGAGAGGTTGGGCATGGACAAGAGCTATTTTAG GCTTACAAGCTGAAGAATTACATCTATGTGGAGAAGCAGgtgcaataaatttaatagaacAAATTTGTAACACAACGGGGGAAGAACTTGAG GTACGTACATACAAAAGGCTAACAGAATTGAAAGTTGAAGACTCAGCATTGGGATCGTTAGACAATGTGCAGGCCGGTGATTGTATTGTGTGTTTCAATAAGAATGACATTTACAGTGTAAGTCGTGCAATAGAACAGAG AGGTCATGAAGTGGCAGTAATATATGGGAGTTTACCACCTGGCACAAAATTGGCACAAGCCAATAAGTTCAATGATCCGGAGAGTGCCTGTAAAGTAATGGTTGCTACCGATGCTATTGGTCTCGGAATTAATTT GAGCATAAGAAGAATCATTTTCTATTCGCTTGTTAAGCCGGTGGTGAATGAGAAGGGCGATAAGGAAATGGATGTTATCAGTATATCACAGGCTCTGCAAATAGCAG GTCGCGCGGGTAGGTACGGCAGCGCGTGGGAGACTGGGTACGTGACCACGTTCAGGCCCGAAGACCTGCCCACCCTCAAGACCTTGCTGTCCAACTGCCCGGAGCCCGTGGTGCAGGCAGGCTTGCACCCCACCGCCGAACAGATGGAGCTGTATGCCTATCATCTACCTCATGCGACCCTCAGTAGTCTTATG GATATATTCGTCCACTTATGTACGGTGGACGACTCTCTGTACTTCATGTGCAACACGGAGGCGTTCAAGTTCCTGGCCGAGATGATCCAACACGTGCCTCTTCCGCTGCGGGCGCGGTACGTGTTCTGCTGCGCTCCCATCAATAATAAGCTGCCGTTCGTGTGTGCCACGTTCCTAAAG ATGGTGAGACAGTACAGCAGGAACGAGCCGCTAACCAGGAGCTGGATGTGCAACGTCGTGGACTGGCCTCTACCGGCGCCCAAGACTATAACGGACTTGGTGCATCTGGAGGCTGTCTTCGATGTCCTCGAGTTATACTTGTGGCTCAG ctatagatttccCGACATGTTCCCTGATGTGAGGACAGTTCGTGAGATGGAAGTTGAGCTGGATGCTATTATACAACAAGGGATCTTCCAAATTACAAG ATTGTTGAGGAATTCTGAGCAAATTATACGGGAGGGATCTCCTGTAGACAATATGAGAGGCAAGCGGAGTGGAAAACTGTCTCAACATTCTGCAGGCGAGGAGAAAGGCAAGCTGTCAGAGATGCTCGTGGCTAAG GGTCTGATCACACCGCAAATGTTAAAGAAGTTACAACAAGAGCTATCTACTGACAAACCAGAGAGAGCTAGTAGGAGTAAAGTTACCAGAAATAGaagaaaatga
- the LOC126975197 gene encoding ATP-dependent RNA helicase SUV3 homolog, mitochondrial isoform X1, protein MYKNFSRICSVYCADRLQPCFKPFVTTLLSSRNEKLGNVGYVFKRTKKHDKGNPSTLFVPVPVKPNPDDINIGEEITGRLKKQDLLKILNKFYQKPEVRLLASENGLDDQLLHQAFLSFRRHCLEHDLPPDLHIIISDILVGAGHIDDLFPYFLRHARLAFPHLDCLDDLKKISDLRTPSNWYPQARNMDRKIIFHAGPTNSGKTYHAMERYLEAKSGVYCGPLKLLATEIYHKSNNRGTACDLITGEERRHASQYNTLIDSEEDKDLPDDQLFSIEEPELAPSKHTACTVEMTSLNETYEVAIIDEIQMIGDRGRGWAWTRAILGLQAEELHLCGEAGAINLIEQICNTTGEELEVRTYKRLTELKVEDSALGSLDNVQAGDCIVCFNKNDIYSVSRAIEQRGHEVAVIYGSLPPGTKLAQANKFNDPESACKVMVATDAIGLGINLSIRRIIFYSLVKPVVNEKGDKEMDVISISQALQIAGRAGRYGSAWETGYVTTFRPEDLPTLKTLLSNCPEPVVQAGLHPTAEQMELYAYHLPHATLSSLMDIFVHLCTVDDSLYFMCNTEAFKFLAEMIQHVPLPLRARYVFCCAPINNKLPFVCATFLKMVRQYSRNEPLTRSWMCNVVDWPLPAPKTITDLVHLEAVFDVLELYLWLSYRFPDMFPDVRTVREMEVELDAIIQQGIFQITRLLRNSEQIIREGSPVDNMRGKRSGKLSQHSAGEEKGKLSEMLVAKGLITPQMLKKLQQELSTDKPERASRSKVTRNRRK, encoded by the exons atgtataaaaatttttcaagaatatGCTCAGTTTATTGTGCAGATAGACTTCAACCCTGTTTTAAGCCTTTTGTTACTACTCTTTTAAGTTCACGAAACGAAAAATTAGGGAATGTAGGTTATGTTTTCAAACGAACCAAAAAACATGATAAGGGTAATCCCTCAACACTATTCGTTCCTGTGCCAGTGAAACCAAATCCAGATGACATCAATATTGGCGAAGAAATTACGGGACGACTAAAGAAACaagacttattaaaaatattgaacaaaTTTTATCAGAAACCCGAAGTGAGATTGTTGGCGTCTGAAAACGGCTTAGATGATCAATTATTGCATCAAGCATTCCTATCATTTAGAAGACATTGTCTAGAACATGATTTACCTCCTgatttacatataataattagtGATATCCTTGTAG GGGCTGGACACATAGATGATCTGTTCCCTTATTTTTTGAGACATGCCAGACTAGCTTTCCCTCACCTTGATTGCTTAGATGACTTAAAGAAAATATCAGATTTAAGAACCCCTTCTAATTG GTATCCACAGGCCAGAAATATGGAtaggaaaataatatttcatgctGGTCCAACAAACTCGGGAAAGACATACCATGCAATGGAGAGATATCTCGAAGCAAAGTCTGGTGTTTATTGTGGACCTCTAAAACTATTAGCTACAGAAATTTATCACAAATCAAATAATAGG GGTACAGCCTGTGATTTAATAACAGGGGAAGAAAGGAGGCATGCTTCTCAATATAATACTTTGATTGACAGTGAAGAGGATAAAGACTTACCAGACGACCAGTTATTTTCTATCGAGGAGCCGGAACTTGCTCCATCAAAACATACAGCTTGCACTGTGGAAATGACATCATTGAATGAAACAT ATGAAGTAGCCATTATAGATGAAATACAAATGATTGGTGACAGAGGGAGAGGTTGGGCATGGACAAGAGCTATTTTAG GCTTACAAGCTGAAGAATTACATCTATGTGGAGAAGCAGgtgcaataaatttaatagaacAAATTTGTAACACAACGGGGGAAGAACTTGAG GTACGTACATACAAAAGGCTAACAGAATTGAAAGTTGAAGACTCAGCATTGGGATCGTTAGACAATGTGCAGGCCGGTGATTGTATTGTGTGTTTCAATAAGAATGACATTTACAGTGTAAGTCGTGCAATAGAACAGAG AGGTCATGAAGTGGCAGTAATATATGGGAGTTTACCACCTGGCACAAAATTGGCACAAGCCAATAAGTTCAATGATCCGGAGAGTGCCTGTAAAGTAATGGTTGCTACCGATGCTATTGGTCTCGGAATTAATTT GAGCATAAGAAGAATCATTTTCTATTCGCTTGTTAAGCCGGTGGTGAATGAGAAGGGCGATAAGGAAATGGATGTTATCAGTATATCACAGGCTCTGCAAATAGCAG GTCGCGCGGGTAGGTACGGCAGCGCGTGGGAGACTGGGTACGTGACCACGTTCAGGCCCGAAGACCTGCCCACCCTCAAGACCTTGCTGTCCAACTGCCCGGAGCCCGTGGTGCAGGCAGGCTTGCACCCCACCGCCGAACAGATGGAGCTGTATGCCTATCATCTACCTCATGCGACCCTCAGTAGTCTTATG GATATATTCGTCCACTTATGTACGGTGGACGACTCTCTGTACTTCATGTGCAACACGGAGGCGTTCAAGTTCCTGGCCGAGATGATCCAACACGTGCCTCTTCCGCTGCGGGCGCGGTACGTGTTCTGCTGCGCTCCCATCAATAATAAGCTGCCGTTCGTGTGTGCCACGTTCCTAAAG ATGGTGAGACAGTACAGCAGGAACGAGCCGCTAACCAGGAGCTGGATGTGCAACGTCGTGGACTGGCCTCTACCGGCGCCCAAGACTATAACGGACTTGGTGCATCTGGAGGCTGTCTTCGATGTCCTCGAGTTATACTTGTGGCTCAG ctatagatttccCGACATGTTCCCTGATGTGAGGACAGTTCGTGAGATGGAAGTTGAGCTGGATGCTATTATACAACAAGGGATCTTCCAAATTACAAG ATTGTTGAGGAATTCTGAGCAAATTATACGGGAGGGATCTCCTGTAGACAATATGAGAGGCAAGCGGAGTGGAAAACTGTCTCAACATTCTGCAGGCGAGGAGAAAGGCAAGCTGTCAGAGATGCTCGTGGCTAAG GGTCTGATCACACCGCAAATGTTAAAGAAGTTACAACAAGAGCTATCTACTGACAAACCAGAGAGAGCTAGTAGGAGTAAAGTTACCAGAAATAGaagaaaatga